One window from the genome of Xenorhabdus bovienii SS-2004 encodes:
- the gltB gene encoding glutamate synthase large subunit: MLYDKSQEKDNCGFGLIAHIEGEQSHKVVRTAIHALARMQHRGAILADGKTGDGCGLLMQKPDRFFQMIASDQSWRLAKNYAVGMLFLSQDAKIAQSCRDIVEQELQNETLSIVGWREVPINRDILGGIALSSLPRIEQIFINAPAGWRPQDLERRLFIARRRIEKRITNDDFYVCSLSNLVTIYKGLCMAADLPRFYLDLADLRMESSICLFHQRFSTNTVPRWPLAQPFRYLAHNGEINTITGNREWARARAYKFRTPLIPDLQTAAPFINETGSDSSSLDNMLELFLNGGMDLIRAMRLLVPPAWQNNPDMDDDLRAFFDFNSMHMEPWDGPAGIVISDGRYAACNLDRNGLRPARYVITKDKLITCASEVGIWDYQPDEVVEKGRVGPGELMVIDTYEGRILHSAETDNDLKIRHPYKEWLDKNVKQLTPFEKLPEDQIGQRDLDDRMLATYHKQFAYSNEELDQIIRVLGENGQEATGSMGDDTPFAVLSSRPRVIYDYFRQQFAQVTNPPIDPLREAHVMSLATRIGREMNVFCEAEGQAHRLSFESPVLLYSDFVQLTTQQEPYYHAEILDLTFNPQESSLKSAVTTLCKQAEELIRNGAVLLVLSDRNISPEKLPIPAPMAVGAIQHCLVEKSLRCDANLIVETASARDPHHFAVLLGFGATAVYPYLAYESLGKMVDDGTINTPYIRVMLNYRNGINKGLYKIMSKMGISTISSYRCSKLFEAVGLHSDVTDLCFNGVVSRIEGADFNDFEQDLRNLSKRAWLHRHTLELGGLLKYAYDGEYHAYNPDVINTLQAAVHSGKYSDYQKYSQLVNGRPATTLRDLLAISSKAEPIAIEEVQPAESLFKRFDTAAMSIGALSPEAHEALAEAMNTLGGFSNSGEGGEDPARYGTKKVSRIKQVASGRFGVTPAYLSSADVIQIKVAQGAKPGEGGQLPGDKVTPYIARLRYSVPGVTLISPPPHHDIYSIEDLAQLIFDLKQVNPKALISVKLVSEPGVGTIATGVAKAYADLITIAGYDGGTGASPLSSVKYAGCPWELGLVETQQALVANGLRHKVRLQVDGGLKTGVDIIKAAILGAESFGFGTGPMVALGCKYLRICHLNNCATGVATQDEKLRKSHYHGLPERVINYFRFIAQETRELMAQLGIRELTDLIGRTDLLQILEGISAKQSKLNLEPLLETAQPHEGKDLHCTEDNPSFDQGILNKNIIKQAMPYVKNSQSKKLYFDIQNTDRSVGASLSGEIAALHGDQGLAADPIKLHFTGTAGQSFGVWNAGGVELTLTGDANDYVGKGMAGGQIVIRPPVGSAFRSNEATIIGNTCLYGATGGKLFAAGNAGERFAVRNSGAITVIEGIGDNGCEYMTGGIVCVLGNTGVNFGAGMTGGFAYVLDEFDDFRKRVNPELVEVLSIDTLAIHKEHLRGLITEHVRLTGSQHGESILESWSQWVNKFALVKPKSSDVSALLGHRSRSSAELRVQAQ; the protein is encoded by the coding sequence ATGTTGTATGATAAATCGCAGGAAAAAGATAACTGTGGCTTTGGATTAATTGCGCATATTGAAGGGGAGCAAAGCCACAAGGTTGTGCGCACGGCCATACATGCGCTGGCTCGGATGCAGCATCGCGGCGCAATTCTGGCAGATGGCAAAACGGGTGATGGCTGCGGCTTATTAATGCAAAAGCCAGATCGGTTTTTCCAGATGATCGCCAGCGATCAGTCATGGCGGCTCGCCAAAAACTACGCTGTCGGCATGCTGTTTTTAAGTCAGGATGCCAAAATTGCCCAATCATGTCGTGACATTGTCGAACAAGAATTACAAAACGAAACCTTGTCCATTGTGGGTTGGCGGGAAGTCCCTATCAACCGCGATATTTTAGGCGGGATTGCCCTGTCAAGCCTCCCTCGTATTGAGCAGATTTTTATCAATGCCCCGGCCGGATGGCGGCCGCAAGATCTGGAGCGCCGGTTGTTCATTGCCCGACGCCGTATAGAGAAGCGCATCACTAATGACGACTTTTATGTTTGCAGCCTGTCCAATCTCGTCACGATTTACAAAGGACTGTGCATGGCGGCTGATTTACCGCGCTTCTACCTCGATTTGGCGGATTTGCGGATGGAATCCTCTATCTGTTTATTTCACCAAAGATTTTCAACCAATACGGTTCCTCGCTGGCCGCTGGCACAACCGTTTCGCTATCTCGCCCACAACGGGGAAATCAATACCATCACCGGCAATCGCGAATGGGCAAGAGCAAGGGCCTATAAATTCCGGACACCACTGATCCCCGACTTACAAACTGCCGCGCCTTTCATCAATGAAACCGGCTCAGATTCCAGTTCACTGGACAATATGCTGGAATTGTTCCTCAATGGTGGTATGGATTTAATTCGGGCAATGCGTCTGCTGGTTCCCCCTGCATGGCAAAATAATCCTGATATGGATGATGATCTGCGGGCATTCTTCGACTTCAACTCCATGCACATGGAGCCGTGGGATGGGCCTGCTGGCATCGTGATTTCCGATGGACGCTACGCAGCCTGTAATTTGGATCGCAACGGCCTGCGCCCCGCCCGTTATGTGATTACCAAAGATAAGCTGATCACTTGTGCTTCCGAAGTGGGCATTTGGGACTACCAACCTGATGAAGTCGTAGAAAAAGGACGCGTTGGCCCTGGTGAGTTAATGGTAATTGACACCTATGAAGGCCGCATTCTCCATTCCGCTGAAACCGATAATGATTTGAAAATCCGCCATCCTTACAAAGAGTGGCTGGACAAAAATGTCAAACAATTGACCCCATTTGAGAAACTGCCGGAAGATCAAATCGGTCAGCGTGATTTAGATGATCGGATGCTGGCGACTTATCACAAACAATTTGCCTACAGTAATGAAGAGCTGGATCAAATTATCCGTGTGCTCGGTGAGAATGGACAGGAAGCCACTGGCTCAATGGGGGATGATACTCCGTTTGCGGTGCTTTCCAGCCGTCCACGTGTCATTTATGACTATTTTCGGCAGCAATTTGCCCAAGTTACCAATCCTCCCATCGATCCACTGCGTGAAGCTCATGTCATGTCGCTGGCGACCCGTATTGGGCGGGAAATGAACGTCTTTTGTGAAGCAGAAGGTCAGGCACATCGGCTGAGTTTTGAGTCCCCTGTACTGCTCTATTCTGATTTTGTGCAACTCACGACACAGCAAGAACCCTACTATCACGCTGAAATACTGGATTTGACGTTTAATCCACAAGAAAGCAGCCTCAAAAGTGCTGTCACAACGTTATGCAAACAAGCTGAAGAACTGATCCGCAACGGAGCGGTATTGCTGGTTCTGTCTGACCGAAATATTTCACCAGAAAAATTGCCTATTCCCGCCCCCATGGCTGTCGGAGCTATCCAGCACTGTCTGGTTGAGAAAAGCCTCCGCTGTGATGCTAACCTGATCGTAGAAACCGCCAGCGCCCGCGATCCACACCATTTTGCCGTACTATTGGGCTTTGGTGCCACTGCGGTTTATCCCTATCTGGCGTATGAATCACTGGGAAAAATGGTGGACGATGGCACGATCAACACGCCATATATCCGCGTTATGCTGAACTATCGCAACGGCATCAATAAAGGGCTATATAAGATTATGTCCAAAATGGGCATTTCCACTATTTCCTCTTATCGTTGCTCTAAATTATTCGAAGCCGTCGGCCTGCATTCCGATGTGACAGATCTGTGTTTTAACGGCGTTGTCAGCCGTATTGAAGGGGCAGATTTCAACGATTTTGAACAAGATCTGCGTAATCTATCCAAACGGGCGTGGTTACATCGCCATACCCTTGAGCTGGGGGGATTGCTGAAATATGCCTATGATGGGGAATATCACGCTTATAACCCCGATGTCATCAATACATTGCAGGCGGCTGTTCACAGTGGCAAATACAGTGATTATCAGAAATATTCCCAGCTAGTGAACGGCCGCCCCGCCACGACGCTGCGAGATTTGCTCGCTATTTCTTCTAAAGCAGAGCCCATCGCCATTGAGGAAGTCCAACCAGCCGAATCCCTGTTCAAACGTTTTGACACGGCTGCCATGTCAATTGGTGCCCTAAGCCCTGAAGCCCATGAAGCACTGGCTGAGGCGATGAATACGCTGGGCGGTTTTTCCAATTCCGGTGAAGGAGGGGAAGATCCTGCGCGTTATGGCACGAAGAAAGTGTCCCGCATTAAACAAGTCGCTTCCGGACGTTTCGGGGTAACTCCCGCGTATCTGAGCAGTGCTGATGTGATCCAAATAAAAGTTGCCCAAGGAGCAAAACCAGGGGAAGGCGGCCAGTTGCCGGGGGATAAGGTGACGCCTTATATCGCCAGACTGCGCTATTCCGTACCGGGGGTGACACTGATTTCACCGCCGCCGCATCACGATATTTATTCTATCGAAGATTTGGCTCAGTTAATTTTCGACCTTAAGCAGGTCAATCCGAAAGCACTAATTTCAGTCAAACTGGTTTCAGAACCGGGCGTAGGAACTATTGCCACAGGTGTGGCAAAAGCCTATGCGGATTTGATCACCATTGCCGGTTATGACGGAGGAACAGGCGCAAGTCCGCTGTCATCAGTGAAATATGCCGGCTGTCCGTGGGAACTGGGTCTGGTAGAAACGCAACAGGCGTTAGTCGCCAATGGACTACGCCATAAAGTCCGCCTTCAGGTTGATGGCGGATTGAAAACAGGTGTGGATATCATTAAGGCCGCCATTTTAGGTGCGGAAAGTTTCGGCTTCGGCACGGGGCCAATGGTTGCCCTCGGGTGTAAATATCTGCGGATCTGCCATCTGAATAACTGTGCTACTGGCGTGGCAACGCAAGATGAAAAATTGCGTAAGTCTCACTATCATGGCCTGCCTGAGCGCGTGATCAATTATTTCCGTTTCATTGCGCAGGAGACACGTGAGCTCATGGCGCAACTGGGCATACGGGAATTAACGGATCTGATTGGCCGGACAGACTTACTTCAGATATTGGAAGGCATTTCTGCCAAACAAAGTAAGCTCAACCTTGAGCCGCTGCTGGAAACCGCACAACCCCACGAAGGCAAGGATCTGCATTGTACTGAAGATAACCCGTCATTTGATCAGGGTATTTTGAATAAAAATATCATCAAGCAGGCTATGCCTTATGTGAAAAATTCACAGAGTAAAAAACTTTATTTTGATATCCAAAATACTGATCGTTCCGTCGGAGCCTCACTGTCAGGTGAAATCGCGGCGTTGCATGGTGATCAGGGTCTGGCAGCCGATCCCATAAAGTTACACTTCACAGGCACAGCCGGGCAAAGTTTTGGCGTCTGGAATGCGGGTGGCGTCGAATTGACATTAACTGGCGATGCCAATGATTACGTCGGAAAGGGCATGGCGGGAGGTCAAATTGTCATTCGACCTCCGGTTGGTTCTGCATTCAGAAGTAACGAAGCGACCATCATCGGTAATACCTGTCTTTATGGTGCAACAGGCGGAAAATTGTTTGCCGCCGGAAATGCAGGCGAGCGCTTTGCCGTACGCAACTCCGGTGCTATCACGGTTATCGAAGGCATCGGTGATAATGGCTGTGAATATATGACCGGTGGGATCGTCTGTGTTCTGGGCAACACAGGGGTGAATTTTGGCGCTGGCATGACTGGCGGATTCGCTTACGTTCTTGATGAATTTGATGATTTCCGCAAACGAGTCAACCCAGAATTGGTCGAAGTACTCTCAATAGATACCTTGGCCATTCACAAAGAACACTTGCGTGGATTGATCACCGAACACGTCCGATTGACGGGCTCCCAGCATGGCGAAAGCATACTGGAAAGCTGGTCACAATGGGTCAATAAATTCGCGCTGGTTAAACCTAAGTCCAGTGATGTCAGTGCATTGTTGGGACACCGCAGCCGTTCTTCCGCAGAATTGCGGGTTCAAGCGCAGTAA